From one Musa acuminata AAA Group cultivar baxijiao chromosome BXJ2-6, Cavendish_Baxijiao_AAA, whole genome shotgun sequence genomic stretch:
- the LOC135615039 gene encoding protein MKS1-like, with the protein MDPSEPRPSPRRELQGPRPTPLKVSKESYKIKKPPAPSHPVAPPPQPPQPTQALRPPVVIYAISPKIIHVEPGEFMTLVQRLTGPDSSAADASLPSPTGALSPAARIATFESSAPPRAGDRARGYDTDPAEMEGWPTLDRTASFPGILSPVPWALPPISPKLFSPSFDPSVFSILQELSPVFGGRGGTFLGSPSNSFLSTPLVPSPGACWDLLSQLPDF; encoded by the coding sequence ATGGATCCCTCGGAGCCCCGGCCGTCGCCGCGACGGGAGCTGCAAGGCCCCAGGCCCACGCCACTCAAGGTCTCCAAGGAATCCTACAAGATCAAGAAGCCTCCGGCGCCCTCCCACCCGGTGGCGCCACCACCCCAGCCGCCGCAGCCGACGCAAGCCCTCCGCCCCCCGGTCGTCATCTACGCGATCTCTCCCAAGATCATCCACGTGGAGCCCGGCGAGTTCATGACTCTCGTCCAGCGGCTCACGGGCCCGGATTCCTCCGCTGCCGACGCGTCCCTCCCTTCGCCCACCGGCGCACTCTCGCCCGCCGCCCGCATCGCCACGTTCGAGAGTTCCGCGCCGCCGCGTGCGGGCGACCGAGCGCGAGGGTACGACACGGATCCGGCGGAGATGGAGGGATGGCCGACGCTGGACCGGACCGCTTCGTTCCCGGGGATCTTGTCGCCCGTGCCGTGGGCGCTGCCCCCCATATCGCCGAAGCTCTTCTCGCCGTCGTTCGACCCAAGCGTGTTCAGCATCCTGCAGGAACTGAGTCCAGTTTTCGGCGGCCGAGGGGGCACCTTCTTAGGAAGTCCCAGTAACAGTTTCCTGTCGACTCCGCTTGTTCCTTccccgggagcttgctgggatctCCTAAGCCAACTCCCAGATTTCTAG
- the LOC135615040 gene encoding BEL1-like homeodomain protein 1: MATYFHGAPEIQPDGLQTLYLMNPSYVGYSDAAAPANMVLLNSTLNSMNPINLAQASQPNHQQQQQFVGIPLQTAAQPHESYRPPPIHAPHDLSAAVQGLIPRLHYNLWTPATSSNPVDMASQFGPRRPSAVPSAQQGLSLSLSPHDMVAPAPEITPASANGATTVASASMVPGAANGASGSQSFLMGSKYLKAAQQLLDEVVNVEKGIKSEPAKGATSKDPADSSNAELKCSGAGATDDNSKEKQVADLTTAERQELQMKKAKLINMLDEVEQRYRQYHHQMQIVISSFEAVAGYGSARTYTALALRTISKQFRCLRDAITGQIQATSKSLGEEESKSGGSRLRFIDHHLRQQRALQQLGMIQPNAWRPQRGLPERSVSVLRAWLFEHFLHPYPKDSDKMMLAKQTGLTRSQVSNWFINARVRLWKPMVEEMYLEEIKDQEQNNSDENASKSDAHGSSTSKSNAPQEGSPTATPPSDSLKNDLKQTLASVQPSSFVHGQNQAYYDRDAIAQPRVKRARRNDSPHVNPMANPLTVGSKPDETSNHEILMQLMDGRQGVGEQGYPLLAGTTSHGGNYGAYPMGELRTFDAEHFSRRFSGNGVSLTLGLQHSGNLPLSGAQASLLSSDSMRLGRRLETSSEGSDYCSLNHNTAAAHSSNAAFRADRGLLLNYYQAS; this comes from the exons ATGGCGACGTACTTCCATGGAGCCCCGGAGATCCAGCCGGATGGCCTGCAGACCCTCTACCTCATGAACCCCAGCTACGTTGGCTACTCCGACGCAGCAGCTCCCGCCAACATGGTCCTCCTGAACTCCACGCTGAATTCCATGAATCCGATCAACCTCGCACAAGCTAGCCAGCCGaatcatcagcagcagcagcagttcgTCGGGATCCCGCTTCAAACAGCAGCTCAACCCCATGAATCCTACCGCCCACCACCGATCCATGCACCCCATGATCTGTCGGCCGCCGTCCAAGGCCTGATCCCCCGCCTTCATTACAACCTCTGGACACCGGCCACATCGAGCAACCCCGTCGACATGGCGTCGCAATTCGGTCCCCGGCGCCCCTCCGCCGTGCCATCCGCACAGCAAGGGCTCTCTCTCAGCCTCTCACCGCATGATATGGTGGCGCCAGCGCCGGAGATAACTCCGGCCAGCGCCAACGGTGCGACGACCGTTGCATCCGCGTCCATGGTGCCGGGTGCTGCCAATGGTGCCTCAGGCTCGCAGAGCTTTCTGATGGGATCCAAGTACTTGAAGGCAGCGCAACAACTGCTCGATGAGGTCGTTAACGTCGAGAAGGGGATCAAAAGCGAGCCAGCGAAAGGGGCGACTTCCAAGGATCCTGCCGACAGCAGCAACGCGGAGCTAAAGTGTTCAGGTGCGGGAGCTACCGACGACAACTCCAAGGAAAAGCAAGTCGCAGATCTAACGACGGCAGAACGGCAGGAGCTTCAGATGAAGAAGGCCAAACTCATCAACATGCTCGACGAG GTGGAACAGAGGTACAGGCAGTATCACCATCAAATGCAAATTGTGATCTCTTCATTCGAAGCTGTTGCCGGCTATGGATCCGCGAGAACCTACACCGCCCTCGCCCTTCGGACAATATCGAAGCAGTTCCGGTGCCTCCGAGACGCCATCACTGGCCAAATCCAAGCAACCAGTAAGAGCCTGGGAGAGGAAGAAAGTAAGTCGGGAGGGTCACGGCTTCGGTTCATCGATCATCATCTGAGACAGCAACGGGCACTTCAGCAGCTGGGGATGATCCAGCCGAACGCTTGGAGACCTCAGAGAGGACTGCCGGAACGCTCTGTTTCCGTGCTCCGAGCTTGGCTCTTCGAACACTTTCTCCACCC ATATCCAAAGGATTCGGACAAGATGATGCTGGCTAAACAAACAGGACTCACGAGGAGCCAG GTCTCCAATTGGTTCATAAACGCGAGAGTGAGGCTCTGGAAGCCGATGGTGGAGGAGATGTACTTGGAAGAGATCAAAGATCAAGAGCAGAACAACTCCGATGAGAACGCAAGCAAGAGCGACGCTCATGGAAGCTCTACATCCAAGTCCAACGCTCCACAGGAAGGAAGCCCGACAGCAACACCGCCGTCCGACAGCCTCAAAAATGACCTGAAGCAAACTCTGGCATCAGTGCAGCCATCATCCTTCGTTCACGGCCAAAACCAGGCTTACTACGACAGGGACGCGATCGCACAACCCAGGGTCAAGAGGGCCAGAAGAAACGACTCGCCGCACGTAAATCCCATGGCAAATCCTCTCACTGTTGGATCGAAACCGGACGAGACGAGCAACCATGAGATCCTAATGCAGTTGATGGATGGGAGACAGGGGGTCGGGGAGCAAGGCTACCCATTGTTAGCAGGCACCACAAGCCATGGCGGCAACTACGGAGCTTATCCCATGGGAGAGCTCAGAACATTTGATGCGGAGCACTTCTCTCGGAGGTTCTCGGGCAATGGTGTGTCCCTCACTCTTGGCCTTCAACACAGTGGGAACCTTCCCCTGTCGGGAGCGCAAGCATCCCTCCTATCCAGCGACAGCATGCGACTGGGAAGGAGGCTGGAGACGAGCAGTGAGGGCAGTGACTACTGCAGTCTCAACCACAACACAGCAGCTGCACATTCTTCCAATGCTGCATTCAGGGCAGACCGAGGTTTGCTGCTGAACTACTACCAGGCATCATAG
- the LOC135613520 gene encoding protein CHROMOSOME TRANSMISSION FIDELITY 7-like, with protein sequence MQQAKISAFFKPSPDRSDCDGGKQKNRGEAEAQASSGPATSSSESVGNVLNKKRSYAQYHLELGQSDFLLRSCSVCGMMYACGDEADEKFHRSFHKNYYDGIQFKGWRDERVISTTTSVDGGRILLVVDGDPPSHTRKVQEVLKTMEKELGFTDDHLLHKLCKVYLFIANHRIIGCLVAEPIKAAHRVIPSSLSGKSSNGNFGKTSSGKLTQNLERQCTNLQFGGFSFKRDVARRSGLTNKTRVDQWETGAVLCEEESVPALCGFRAIWVVPSQRQKRIASQLLDSARKSFLAGNILEPSQCAFSPPTSAGRALAFSFCCSNAYLIYREDDV encoded by the exons ATGCAGCAGGCCAAGATCAGCGCCTTCTTTAAGCCCTCCCCTGATCGAAG CGACTGCGATGGCGGGAAGCAAAAGAATCGAGGGGAAGCAGAGGCGCAGGCGTCGAGTGGGCCGGCGACTTCATCGTCCGAGTCCGTCGGCAATGTCCTTAACAAGAAGCGGAGCTACGCGCAGTACCATCTGGAGTTGGGGCAGTCCGACTTCCTTCTCCGCTCCTGCTCCGTCTGCGGAATGATGTACGCCTGCGGGGATGAGGCCGATGAGAAGTTCCACCGGTCCTTCCACAAGAACTACTACGACGGCATCCAATTCAAG GGCTGGCGCGACGAGAGGGTGATCTCGACGACAACTAGTGTTGACGGCGGCCGCATTCTATTGGTGGTTGATGGTGATCCTCCGTCTCACACGCGCAAG GTCCAAGAAGTGCTTAAGACAATGGAGAAGGAGCTTGGGTTTACTGATGATCACCTTCTCCACAAGCTTTGCAAG GTTTATCTGTTTATTGCGAATCATCGGATCATTGGCTGCCTTGTCGCCGAACCTATAAAAGCTGCACATAGAGTCATACCGAGTTCTCTCTCTGGCAAATCTTCTAATGGTAACTTTGGGAAGACATCTTCAGGCAAACTGACGCAGAATTTAGAAAGGCAATGCACGAACTTACAATTTGGAGGGTTTAGCTTTAAGAGAGATGTTGCCAgaagaagtggtctgacaaataagACCCGGGTTGATCAATGGGAAACCGGAGCTGTTCTCTGTGAGGAGGAATCTGTGCCTGCTCTCTGTGGCTTTAGGGCCATCTGGGTTGTGCCATCCCAGAGGCAGAAGCGGATAGCCTCTCAACTTTTGGATTCTGCAAG GAAGAGTTTCTTGGCAGGTAATATATTAGAGCCTTCGCAGTGTGCATTCTCGCCTCCGACCTCTGCTGGGAGGGCATTGGCATTCAGTTTTTGCTGCAGCAATGCATACCTGATTTATAGGGAGGATGATGTCTGA